In Gloeocapsa sp. PCC 73106, the genomic window GCTCCAGGAGCAGCGATGGTAATCGTTTTACCCATTTCTAAATACGCGAACCAGATTAGCGCCAATTGATCTTCAGCGCTGAGTTGACTAAACCTGGCAATAGTTGCAGGGACCGCATCAGCAGCAAGAGTGTTGGGAAAGATATTGCGAGCTGAATCAATAGTAAAGGGCATATAGAAACTCCGATCTTATACTTACTTAAGGTATCTAGTTACACAATACACTAGAAGGGACCGCGACGTAAATTAACTACCCTATTACTTTTTTTGATTAGGATTATAGGCAGAACTAATAATAAAATAGAGAAAGTCGCAAGGAAAAAAATGACTCAGTTATGGTGGATACCCAATCCGTTTTAGAGGTCTTAAAACCAGTCCAAGATCCAGAATTGCATAAGAGTCTGGTGGAATTGAATATGATTCGCAATATTCAAATCAAGGGCGATCACGTCAGCTTTACCCTAGTTTTGACCACTCCCGCTTGTCCTTTGCGAGAATTTATCGTCGAAGACTGTCAAAAAGCAGTGATGGGTTTACCCGGAGTCAGCAAAGTTGATGTAAAAGTCACCGCCGAAACCCCTCAACAAAAATCATTACCCAATCAACAATCGATACCGGGAGTAAACAATATACTAGCTATCTCCAGTGGTAAAGGTGGTGTAGGTAAAAGTACAGTAGCGGTTAATGTAGCTGTGGCTTTAGCTCATTTGGGAGCCAAAGTAGGATTACTCGACGCGGATATCTATGGTCCTAATACCCCCACCATGCTAGGCTTATCCCAAGCTAAAGTAGTGGTGAGACAAGGACCCCAAGGAGAAGTAATCGACCCGGCTTTTAACCACGGTGTCAAAATGGTGTCTATGGGTTTTTTGATCGATCCAGATCAACCGGTAATTTGGCGTGGTCCCATGCTTAATGGTATTATTCGTCAGTTTCTCTATCAAGTACAATGGGGAGAACTAGATTATTTGATCGTGGATATGCCCCCAGGTACAGGAGATGCTCAATTAACCATGGCGCAAGCGGTCCCCATGGCGGGAGTGGTAATTGTCACTACTCCTCAAACGGTATCTCTAATCGACGCTCGTCGCGGTTTAAAAATGTTTGAGCAATTGGGGGTACATGTTCTGGGTATTGTGGAAAATATGAGCTATTTTATTCCCCCAGACTTACCCGATCGCCAGTATGATATATTTGGTTCTGGTGGCGGCTCGAAAACCGCTCAAGAGTTGAAAGTACCTTTACTCGGTTGCATCCCCTTGGAAATACCCCTACGAGAAGGGGGAGACTTGGGTATACCTATTGTACTCAAACAACCAGAGTCGGCTTCAGCTCAAGCCCTGATCGCTATAGCTAAGGCGATCGCCGCTAGGGTTTCTCTCGCAGCTTATGCTTAATCTAAAAGGAGTCAAAGAAAGATGATTTTACCAGGGATAAACGTACGCGTAACCAATCCCGAGGATACCTATTATCGTTTTGAAGGGTTAGTACAGCGTGTTAGTGATGGTAAGGTGGCGGTCTTATTCGAAGGTGGTAACTGGGATAAGTTGGTAACTTTTCAACTTTGGGAATTAGAAGTGGTCTAGAAGTTTGACTATGCGTCTACCACTACCTCAGTTCAACGGCGATAGTCGTCACCCCGATCACAT contains:
- a CDS encoding Mrp/NBP35 family ATP-binding protein, encoding MVDTQSVLEVLKPVQDPELHKSLVELNMIRNIQIKGDHVSFTLVLTTPACPLREFIVEDCQKAVMGLPGVSKVDVKVTAETPQQKSLPNQQSIPGVNNILAISSGKGGVGKSTVAVNVAVALAHLGAKVGLLDADIYGPNTPTMLGLSQAKVVVRQGPQGEVIDPAFNHGVKMVSMGFLIDPDQPVIWRGPMLNGIIRQFLYQVQWGELDYLIVDMPPGTGDAQLTMAQAVPMAGVVIVTTPQTVSLIDARRGLKMFEQLGVHVLGIVENMSYFIPPDLPDRQYDIFGSGGGSKTAQELKVPLLGCIPLEIPLREGGDLGIPIVLKQPESASAQALIAIAKAIAARVSLAAYA
- a CDS encoding NAD(P)H dehydrogenase subunit NdhS, with translation MILPGINVRVTNPEDTYYRFEGLVQRVSDGKVAVLFEGGNWDKLVTFQLWELEVV